A single region of the Anas acuta unplaced genomic scaffold, bAnaAcu1.1 SCAFFOLD_298, whole genome shotgun sequence genome encodes:
- the LOC137849285 gene encoding arginine and glutamate-rich protein 1-like, protein MGARGGRGLSVRAAMAARPGGDGAGAARPGPWVRRWVARYQRYQRRQLEEVQQKIRGLEDDNRQLREQLQHSQARMEELEGQVSSLRTELQQCQEERSQWQQKAEAEATERQRLEAERQRLEAELQQQLVAEQQRLVAEQQRVVAEQQRLAAEQQRLAAEQQRVSEQQLEAERQQMEAELQQGHQELQELWALVGEVPGGAARFYSAGFGG, encoded by the exons ATGGGagcgcggggcgggcgcggTTTGAGTGTGCGCGCCGCAATGGCGGCGAGGCCCGGCGGCGACGGCGCTGGCGCTGCCCGCCCGGGACCATGGGTGCGGCGGTGGGTGGCGCGGTACCAGAGGTACcagaggaggcagctggaggaggtgcAGCAGAAGATAAGGGGCCTGGAGGATGACAACCGGCAGCTccgggagcagctgcagcacagccaggcccggatggaggagctggagggacAAGTGAG CTCTCTGCGCACAGAGCTTCAACAGTGCCAGGAGGAGCGGTCCCAGTGGCAGCAGAAGGCGGAGGCAGAGGCGACCGAGAGGCAGCGGCTGGAGGCCGAGCGGCAGCGGCTGGAGGccgagctccagcagcagctggtggccGAACAGCAGCGGCTGGTGGCCGAACAGCAGCGGGTGGTGGCCGAACAGCAGCGGCTGGCGGCCGAACAGCAGCGGCTGGCGGCCGAACAGCAGCGGGTGAGTGAACAGCAGCTGGAGGCCGAGCGGCAGCAGATGGaggctgagctccagcaggggcaccaggagctgcaggagctctgggCGTTGGTTGGTGAGGTACCGGGAGGAGCGGCACGTTTTTATAGCGCAGGTTTTGGGGGATAA